The genome window TGAGAGAGTTGGGGGAGCCCAGTCAGCACCCACCTTGCTGCCCATGGGGCCTCCCTAGGCAGCCTTTGCATAGTGACCAAGCAACTGGCCTTGGCCTGACCAAAGACCCAAGTTGGGGAGAGGCCCAGCCACTGCCCCAGGGCTCCAGAAAAGGGGCCCACTGAAGGCATTGGTAGGCCCTGGGCAGTGATCCAAGGGACCCCTGGGCCCACTGAGGGCCTAGCCCAAGGGGTAAGGCTGGTGAGGGAGCAGGGCAGAGCTGCAAGGGTCCCCTGTGGCAGCACACAGAGCCGGGGGTCAGGGTGGTGCTCCGGAGTCCACAGAGAGAAGGCGTGAGATCAGGTGAGGCTGTTGTAGAAAATCCACTCAGTCTGTGACAAAGAATATCAGATGCAGGGGTGGAAAGTGACAAAACCCTTTATGCGCTGGCTTTGGGCCAAGTACCTCTGCAGGAGGTGGGTTAGGGCCGCCAGCACGGGGCTGGCGTGGCCAGCCCCGTGGCCTCAGGACGCCTGCATCCAGCCAGGGCTGAGGCCCCAGGCCAGagcctctgcccccagcacccAAGAAGCCCAGCCCGGATGCTGGGGTCACTAAGTGAGGTACATGGGTTGATTCCCTGGATGGACTGCCCCTCTGACCTCAAAAGGCGCTGGTGGCCAGCCACCAGCCAGGGCCCAATGGAGGGGGTCTGGGGGTATATAGGAGAGACCCAACTAGCAGGTCAGCATTCTGGGGCAGTAAGGGTGGGAGCAGGAGGCGACAcaggcaggggtggggacaggggcaCAGGGACAGAGGGGCACAAGGTGACTCAGGGCCTTCAGAGTGGTTTTTGACATGAGCAACCCAGACCCCCGAGGAAGAGGTCACCTGGAGACACAGGGTCCCCGCGTGGGGGGAGGGGCCCCGGGTGACACAGCGCCTCCCAGGGAACATGGGGCTTCAGAAGATTCAGTGCTGGGGCCCCGGGGGTCCGGCAGCTCCACCAACGGCAGAGCAGGCGGCTAGGGCTCTCCGAGCCCAGCACGGGTGCCCTCTGGAGCTGGGCCAGGCTGTCCAGGCACGGCAGGGTGAGAGCCCGAGGCGGTTTGGCAGCCGGGCCCGTCCCGCCCTAGCTTTCCTCCAGGTGGAGGCTGATGAACTCCTGGATGCACCTGCGGTACTGGAGCTCCGTGGGGCTGCTGCCCGCCAGGAGGCCTGCCTGGCCCGCGGGAGCCTCGGCCTCCCGCATCTCCTCAGCCATGCGGGCCAGCCGGAGCCTGGAAGGGCAGCAGGTTGAGGCGCGCCCGGCCCGCCACACCCCCCCACGGAGATCCCCGGTGGTCACCTCCATGGGGACGCCGCCCCAGCCCTCTCCTCCGGAATCCCGACGGGTCCCCCCTACCTCCCAGACCTCCTCAAACCAGACACGGGCCCCAAGGTGAGCCAGTCTGCGCTCACAGCGTGACGATGTCGGCATTTGCCTCCTGGACCGCGATGCTCAGCGGGTCCTGCTTTTTGTGGTCCACCGCATGCTGGTCCGCCCCCCGCTTCAAGAACAGGCAGACCTGGCTGAGGGCGGAGGGACGAGTCGGGGAGGGCTCGGGGAGGGCGGGGTATCCCAGGCCTGGGCGAGCGGGACGCGCGCCCACCACTCACCCAGTGCGGCCCAGGAGCGTGGCGTGGTGAAGGGGAGCGCGGCCCCGGCTGTCTCTTTGGTTTACGTCCGCCCCGTTTTGCAGGAGGAATTCACAGACGATCAAAGAGCCCTGGGGCGCCGGGGAGTTCCCACTGAGCAGAGGAAGCGGCCCTGGCGGGGCCCCAGCACTCCTGACGCGAGCCCTGGGTGCCCGTGGCCCGACGGAGCCCTGTCTCCAGCAGAGGGATGAGGGGCCCTGGGTGCACGCCACGGAAGATGCCCCTTGTCCTGCGCAGCCCCCGTGCCTGCTCACCCCTAGCACAGCCTGCACCAACGGCGTCTTGCCCTCGTCCTCCACGTCGGCCCAGTTGACCTCGGCCCCATGGGCCAGCGCTGCAGCCAGCGCGGGGAGGTCGCGGGTGCGCGCTGCGCGGTGCGCCAGTAGCCCAGGGTGCAGCTCGCGCACGTCCGCCAGGCCCCAAGCGTAGGCCTCGGCCTCGCCATCCGCGTCGCCGCTGGACTCCTCCGACTCTGCTGCGCCCTCTGTGGAGAGGGGGACGGTCAGGGACGGTGACCTGGCCCagagtggtggtggggaggggctaCGTCGGAGGCGGGGAGacaccacccaccctcctcagtgaCACTGTCCACCGCGGAGCTGGCGCCGAAGGCCAGGACGTCCGAGCTGCCGTCAGAGCTGCCCCCTAAGCCGCTGTCGCTGCTCAGACCTGTGGGGTCCGCAGGCAGAGGGGTCCTGAGCATCCCTGACTCCTCCCAGACCCCTGCGGGAAGGCTGGAACACCATCCATCCTCCAGGGATGCCCCCAGGGGACAGGATCAATCCCCACTAGGGAGGTAGCCCTGCCCAGAATGGGAGGAAAGGGGTGAGAACCAAGTAACAGCTCCAAGGTGCTAGGAGGGTGGCCCACCCGGGAGCCAGAGCCATGTGGAAGCCCACCCTCTCTGCAGGTCTGCCTTAGCAGCATGGATGCTAGCAGGATGAATAGCCATGCTCAGTCAGTCATTCAGCCCTGTTTGTGGCCAGTGCATGCTGAGAAGTCCCTGTGCAGAGATGGGGTCCTTGCCAGGCCCTGGAGACAAGGGCCCCAGACAGCACTGGGCCAGCTCTGCCCAGCTCAGGAGGGCAGCCCAGGCTTGGGACCGGCGAGGCAGCGCCCTCTGCTGCCCTTGTCACCAGCATCAGCCCTGCCAATtctcagcccctccctgccttctgCTCACAATGCCCAGGGGGCTCTCTACCTGCCTTAGGCCAGTGGGTGCTGAGGAACCCTTAACAGGCAGCGCTTGGGGTGGAGCCCTGACCAGTAGCATATGCCCCCAAATCCAACAGGGGCTGGGGAAGACGCACATGAAGCCTCTCAGGAGCCGGCTGCAACACATGCAGtcaggccccaggcccccagcacacatacacacacacacacacacacacctgtcctGTATATCTGTTTGCACATGTACAACCATGTGCACAGTCCACCCACACACCTGTGTGCACcggcacacacacattcacacatcaCTCTTGGGGGGGCACGGCCTCAGCCTTCAAGTCAGTGACCAAGTTACTCCCAGACCCTCGAGATGCTGTCCCAGCCTTAGCCTGACTGACCCCCAAATTCTCTCCAACCCAGACTAGCCTCAGTGATACCGCCTCCCCAGTCCTTCCCCCTGCAAGGAATGCCCAGCCCACCAGTCCCTGAGCAAGTGGCCGTAGCTCCCCTCATTCATCCAGCCCCCAGGCAAGCCAGGCTTGGACCCTGCTCTGCCGCCCCAGCTGGGCTGAGGAGCCCTCCCAGCACTCACTGCGTGGACCAGACGCAGCGGCCCCAGCATCAAAGTAGGAGAATAGGGAGTCCAGCTCGTCCGGGCAGAAGAGCGAGTCCCTCCGGAACTTTCGCTCCACAGTGCCTGCAGCAGGGGgtggggaactgaggcccagggcaCAGTGGGGTGCCCGGGGCATGCTGGCAGCTGAGCAGAGCTCAGAGGTGCCCCTGTGAGCCCCTGGCTACCCcgtccctgccccaccccaccctggcctccctggtgcccaacccccacccctgcccaggcaCATGAGCCCAGGGTGCCACTTGACGGCAGCCCTCCCACCTGAAGACAGAGCAGCCACAGAGGGCAGGACAGGCTCCAGCCGGACCTTGCGGCGGGCAGTGGGGACACGGGGGGAGCTGTGGTGGCGCTGGCACTTCTGCGCTTTCCAGCGACGTGGGGCCTCCCGGGCTGGTGCCAAAGGTGGCTTCCTCAGGAACTTCTTCTCCACATACTTGTCCTTGATCCAGGCCTCCTTGTCCCGCCTGGACCCGGGGCAGACATGAGCTGGCCTCCAGGGGCTGGGGCTCCCCGGCCTGTCCAGGCTGCCCCCGCCTCACCTGGGGCTGCTGGCTGtgggcttcctgctgcccagtccCTCACACTGGGCCTCATAGATCTGGTTCACAGTGCTGTTCCCAAGCTCGCACATCAGCTAGCAGGAGAAGGGGGTGCAGGCATCAGTCCCAGATCACAGATGCCCCCAAAGCTTGCAGACTTgacccccagcccccacaccaTCAGCCTGCAGCCTGCGGTGGCCCCACACACCTTCAGCAGCTCGGGCTCCCATGAGTCCAGTGTCAGGGACCGCACCTTGGAGCAGTGGACACCCAAACTCCTGGACGGCAAGGAGGCGGGGAGTCAGAGCGGCTCCGCCACGGCACCCCACCCAGCCCGCCAGCGGACCCACCTGTGGATGCCTGAGCACTCGATGCAGAGCAGCACGCCCAGGTTGATGCTGGCCCAGCGGGGGTCTGGCTGACCGCAGTCTCCACACTGGCTGTTGCCAGCCACGTTCTGCATGCGCTGCAGCACACCCTCACCCTTGCCGCGCTCCCGAGAGTCTGTGGCTGAGTCGATGCTGCTGGTGGACGGGGATGCCGCACGGTCCAGCCTCTGGGGATGTGTGAGGGGCCATTCAGCCCTACAGGAGCTGGAGTCTGTCTCCCCAGCAGGCCTGCTCTTCCTCCCCAGACAGAGGTGCCAGCACAGGATAGGACCCCTGGAGCACAAGCCTGAACACGCATATgcacgcactcacactcacataagcaccatgcacacacatgcatgtgcgcACACATGCCTGCATGTAGCCCACTGGCCCTCTCCCCACAGCACATGTGGAGCCACACCTCGCTGTAGCAGCTGTCCGGGCTCTCCCGGTAGGCGGAGGCAATGCTGGCCTGCACCGCCTGGACCCAGGCCTGCCGCAGCTTCTCGGAGTCAGCCTGCAGCATGCAGCTCCTGGGGGAGGGACCGTCAGGCCCAGCAGGCAgggccccctccccactccccaccccgaGATGGGCCTCCTCACTTGGTGGGTGACACGACCTCAAAGCAGAACCTCCGCTCGATGTCCTCGCAGGGCTTCACGGAGCACAGGCGCAGGTCGTCCACCACCACAGTCAGTGCGTCCTGCGGGCGGTGCACTGTGGCCCTCAGCTCAGCACCCAAGACCTGGTCCTGTGCTGACCTTCTACTTATTGCTCTACCTTGGAGTCAGACGGTATGACAGGAAGGGGCCTCTGTCCCCTGGCCACCCAGGTTTGGTGCTGTTGGTGTCCTGAGCCCTGTGTGACCCCCGCTGACCAGCCCACCCAGGTCCAGGCCCAGGGGTGCCTAGCTGTCCAGCCCAGCGCCAGCAGCCCTACAGCGCACCTTGAGCCTCTTCCGGTAGACCAGCTGGCTGTTCTGGATGGAGAACCAGCGCCTGGGTGGGCAGACAGGTCAGGAGGGGGGTCAGGCAGGCCCGGACCCCATGTGAGCACCACAGCCCCTGAGCAAGGCCTGCCCTCACCGGTTCCAGGTCTTGAAGGCGTTGCTGGCCCTCTTGAAGAGGTAGCCCTCCATCACCACACCACTTGGTGCATCCACATCAAACTCTGCTTTGGGCTCATCATAGGAGAAGTCCTGGGGGTGGTCGGAGCCCAGCCCCCGTGAGCAGCCGCCCTGGCCTGTCAGCACACCGCTGCCCTCCCAGGCTCCCCCAGAGCCCAGGCTGACGTGGGGAGCTGCTCTTCATAGCCACTTCCTGACCCGAGCAAGGCCCACTGCCCCAAAACCCCATGGGGGTAGACGCCTCCCATCACAGCTGGGAACCCAAgagcaccctccccacccccagccccgtcAGGACAGGGGCTCTGGGATCAGGAAGGAAGCTGCCTACCCCCCACCCTGAGCCCTCCATTCATGCCGCCAGCTGGGCCCGCAGCCGGCCTGACAGAGCTCCATTCACTCGAGCTGAGGAGGCACTGAGTGTTGTCCTGTGCATCGGGCACCCAGCCACCTGCTCTGGGGCTGAGTGGGGGCAGGAATGGGCAGCTGCTGCCGCACCCGCGGGGGGATGCTCCCAGCTCAGCCGGCTACTGCCAGCTGGCTGTGCTCCCTGGGCCGGTAGGAGGTGTCCTTGGTGCTGAAGCGCTCAGGGTGGAGAGGACAGAGGCCCCACCCCGCccatctccctcttcctcccactccctccccaaggGTGGAGCCACTCACCTGCAGCAGCGTCTGAGAACCAGCCACGGGGTGGGTGGGCGGAGGGAGAGAGAGCTGGTTAGCAACGGCCCACCCCCAACCAGCCAGGCTCTCAGTGGTCCTGAAATAGCTGCTCTGCCCTGGGCAGCCCAGGGGTGGCCGTCTGGCAGGTGAGCCAAGAGGGCCCAGCAGGAGCCAGTGACTGAGACCCCAGAAGCCACTCCTAGCCTCAGAGGAAGATGCTGGATTGGGCTCCAGGCCAGCACCTGTGAGCTGAGGGCATGGCCCACGGCCCACCCAGTCCTGGCCTTGCAGTGGGTGGCCATAGGCCCGCCCATCCCACGGCACTGTGTTGAGGTCCCCAAGCAGGGGGACCTGTTCCAAAGAGAAGCAGGGCCAGCCTCTGCAGAGCGGGCAGGCCTGGGAAAGGACGGGGCAGGCGTGCGGGTAGGCCTCCCAGGTCAGCAGCTTGTAGGGGAGCGGAGGGGAGGTGGTGCCTCCGGGGCCCCGtaaggagggcagggcagggcctcaCCCGCTGCTGGATGGCCGCGTGCTTGCGCTCCATCTCCCGCTTCTCCACTGCTGAGGCGATCACCAGCTGGTCTAGCTGTAGGTGCAGGGGGGAGAGTGAGGCCCCGCTCAGAGACCCCAGCCCAGTCCCGCCCTGCCAGAGGGCCACCTCGGCGGCCAGCGTCTTCATGTAGGGGTCCAGCTGGTGCAGCAAGCTGTAGCCCTGCTGGAAGAAGCTGTACTGGGCGTGCATGAAAGACAGCATCTGCAGGTGGGGGCACAGGGGGGGCCTCCTCAGCAATGGCTGCACTTGAAGGGGGcactccagccccacccccactccaagCACTCACAGAATCCAGGATCTCGAACTTCTTCCTGGCCTGGAGGACGTTGATCTGCCACGGGCGGAATGAACAGGTGAAGGGTGACAGGCTGAGGCAGCCCTTAGCCTGTGCCTGGCCAGAGTCCACTCAGGCTGCCTGTGCTTCCCTGAGACCCCCAGCTTGTCTTCAGCTCCCTGAACCTGGGCCAGCCCCACCCAGCCACGGTCCTGGTGTCCTTCCCCAAGCCAGAACGTTGGGTCCCTCCCGTGGGCAAAGCCGAGCATTCTCACCCTGCTGGGAGACTCTCCAGATGCTCCTCAACGAGGTCAGAGGCCTCTGCCCCTGCGGCCCACGGCCCCGGGCTCgtccccagcccaccctcacctCTGGGCTTTTGCCTGGGCACCCCAACCACGTCCCTTCCCGAGAGCTGGCATCTGAGGCTTTCTCGATACAGAGGAGCTGCTCCAGACACAAGCTACATCTGTCAGCAGGATCACCTCTCTGGCCTCCCGCTGTGTCCCAGGACCCTACCCAGCATGCCCAGTGGCCCACCTGGAGCACGTAGTCCAGCGCCAGGTGGCGGAAGCACTTCCGGGTAAGGGTCAGGGCACCTGTGGCCTCTTCCACCTCATGGGGCCGGTGCCGCGGGGCCTGGGCATTCCTCACCAGGGACAGCTCCATGTCCTCTCGCACTCTGTCAAACTGTTTCTTGGTCTCCTTGAACTTCCGCACATCCCTGGGGCCAGCGATGTCGGGTTGGGGGTCTGAGGAGGGGCATGTGCGGGGTCTCCCACCTTCATGAAAGGCCTCGTTCCCTTCCTGGCCCCTCCCTGTGCTCCTGGGCCAGATCCTCTTTCTGCCTCCCTGTGCTGCCCCGAACCCCGTCCCCACGCAGGGCCTCCCCCTGCCCTTCATCACCTCACTCCCAGGATGGGTCCAGCCCGCGGCAGCCTCCAGCCTCACCGGGGCTCCAGACTTATATACCCATCAACTCAACGTCTCCATGGGGGAGGCCCATGGGCACCCCGACGGCACATGCAGACACCCAGCTCAGACTCCTGCCCACGCCAACCTGCTCCCACGAGTAGCCTCCTGCCTGCTCCTCCCCTTCGCTGAGGCCCCACCTGCCCTGTTTCCTCAGCCCAGCCCTAGCCCACCACCCGACCTGTGTCCTCGCTCAGCCCCCACCCACAGCCAAGGCCTCCTAGGCAGGCCCAGGACCCCCCAGGTCAAGCATCGCTACACTGCTCCCATTCCTGCACAGGCATCACCCCTGGGGCCACTCACTCCTTGATGAAGTTGTGGAGCTGCTGGCGCACAGACCTCTGGGCTTGGTCAAACAGGATCTGGAGGCCCAGGGCGCAAGGCAGTTGTGAGGGGTCCATCCCCACACCACCCTGGAGGCCAGGCCTGGCTGCCAGGTGACAGAAGCCACGCCCACTGCCTGGGCCCCTGGCTGGCACCCTCATAGAGCCACTTCAAGAGACCCAGGGCAGTGGGTGTGGCTCCAGGCCTGGGCTAGCGCCCAGAGGCCACAGCTGTGACCACCTGCCCATCTCCCCCACCTGGCTCTTGGCCAGGCTGGAGGCCAAAGCTGACCCAGTCTGGCCACCTCCTACAGCCCCACCCCATGCTGCCAGATGGGGCGGGCACACTTGGTGCAGCACAAGACATTCACAGCCCCTCCGTAGGAAGAAATCAGGTCTGGGCCTGGAGCGAGGACCAGGCCTGAGGGCCACATGTTGGGTGACTGTCAGGAGCTGGAGGGGCCTCCCATGGTACTGATCAGGCCCAAAATCAGGCCCCCACGTCGGGAGCCAGGCCCCAAGGCGAGCAGACAGGCAATCAGAGGGATGGGGCAGGACAAGCTGTCCTGAGCTGGTTTATTTCCGCACTTcccctgtgggggtggggtggggccctTTGTTTAGTCTGGGGCTCTGGCTCCCAGGCCGTGGTCTGCCCACTCTGTGTGCCTTGGctgttgtgtgtgtctgtgctgggGCGCCCAAAGGGCTTGAGGTCGCCTAGACCTAGCGTGGGTCgcagtgaggttgggggtcaccCAGAGGCTGTATCTGGGCCTCCGCTCATTCTGagagctgcctcctcctcctggtcAGAGGGCCCTACCTGGTTGGGGGGCCCTGGATGAACCTCCCAGGACTCCCCCGCCCACAGACCCCAGGGCCCTCTGCCCTGGGCTGTGTTGCTGCACCCCCGACCCCCAGGATCCAAGTCCCTCCCCACTGTCCAGCCCTCACGTGCGCCACAGCACAGTGGCTCAGTGACGCCCCTCACCCCCTAGACTGGAGGAGCAGAAGCGCGGCCTCCCACAGCCGGTGGCCAGCTCAGCTCCATCTGGCAGCCCAGAGCCTTTCCAGGCTAGGTGGGGCCTGCGGGGAGGTGCCGGGCAAGTGGGGCCTGGGATGGGGTGGCTGGAGGCATGAGCCCTCAGACGGCGCCAGACCCCCAGCCCTGACAGGGCTTACCATGTGGTAGTTCACCATCTCTTGCAGGCTGTCTCCAAACCGCTGCAGACATTCCTGGGGGGCAGACCCCTTGCTCAGATGGGACGGCCAGGCCCCCAAAGTGTCCAGCACCTCCCCATCCACAGCCCAGGGCACCCTCAAGAGGCAGCCTGCCTGTGCCCACCCCTGACCAGAGTCAGAGGTCAGCTGCCTCCTCACCGAGATGACAGCATCGCCCTGGCACTGCTGGGACAGGTCACGGACGCCACTCACGAAGAGCCTGTTGGTTGTGACATAGGCCTTGCCTGCCTCGATCATGCCACTGCACAGTTTCACCAGctgacgggggtgggggggggtggggggaagcggCACTCACCACCTGAGCAGAGCCCTCGTTGCCACAAACAGGCCAGGCCACGGGCAGCACATGTCCCCAGGTGGCCAGAATCCAGCTTAGGGCCCATGTGGGACAGTGCCCCTGCACAGCCACTGCCCCAGAGCCTGCCCAGACCTAGCACAGCAAGGTACTGCCTGGCCTCTGAAACGCAGTGGGAAGCTGACGCAGGACAAAGCCCCAGGCAAGGAACCCAGGGCTGAGGTGGGCATGTGGTCCTGGCCCAGAGTCAGCAGGACCAGCCAGTGCGGGGCTGGGGAAGCTGCCCCTGCTTccaccctcttccccttccctgccctcccccagtcAGTCCCTCTGACGCACAGCAACCCTCAGCAGCCCAGGGACAGTGGGAGGGGTCTCACCCAGGCCCATCCCACTTGATGGGAGAAGACCTGGGGCCGACacttgtgcatgtggtgtgtgcaCCTTGCCCAGGTATGGAAGGATGAGGGACACACAGGTGGCTACACACGAAATGGGGTCAGGACTGCGCatgggggtcagga of Manis javanica isolate MJ-LG chromosome 4, MJ_LKY, whole genome shotgun sequence contains these proteins:
- the ACAP3 gene encoding arf-GAP with coiled-coil, ANK repeat and PH domain-containing protein 3; this encodes MTVEFEECIKDSPRFRATVDEVETDVVEIEAKLDKLVKLCSGMIEAGKAYVTTNRLFVSGVRDLSQQCQGDAVISECLQRFGDSLQEMVNYHMILFDQAQRSVRQQLHNFIKEDVRKFKETKKQFDRVREDMELSLVRNAQAPRHRPHEVEEATGALTLTRKCFRHLALDYVLQINVLQARKKFEILDSMLSFMHAQYSFFQQGYSLLHQLDPYMKTLAAELDQLVIASAVEKREMERKHAAIQQRTLLQDFSYDEPKAEFDVDAPSGVVMEGYLFKRASNAFKTWNRRWFSIQNSQLVYRKRLKDALTVVVDDLRLCSVKPCEDIERRFCFEVVSPTKSCMLQADSEKLRQAWVQAVQASIASAYRESPDSCYSERLDRAASPSTSSIDSATDSRERGKGEGVLQRMQNVAGNSQCGDCGQPDPRWASINLGVLLCIECSGIHRSLGVHCSKVRSLTLDSWEPELLKLMCELGNSTVNQIYEAQCEGLGSRKPTASSPRRDKEAWIKDKYVEKKFLRKPPLAPAREAPRRWKAQKCQRHHSSPRVPTARRKVRLEPVLPSVAALSSGTVERKFRRDSLFCPDELDSLFSYFDAGAAASGPRSLSSDSGLGGSSDGSSDVLAFGASSAVDSVTEEEGAAESEESSGDADGEAEAYAWGLADVRELHPGLLAHRAARTRDLPALAAALAHGAEVNWADVEDEGKTPLVQAVLGGSLIVCEFLLQNGADVNQRDSRGRAPLHHATLLGRTGQVCLFLKRGADQHAVDHKKQDPLSIAVQEANADIVTLLRLARMAEEMREAEAPAGQAGLLAGSSPTELQYRRCIQEFISLHLEES